In Sphingopyxis sp. 113P3, one DNA window encodes the following:
- a CDS encoding PQQ-dependent dehydrogenase, methanol/ethanol family translates to MAKKVFSAALLGGAMLALAACNASKNDSISGGGSLDEAEKASETLLKTGGTGDDWGGIGYSYDEQRFSPLTDINDKNVGDLGIAWYADLEDARGQEATPVVVDGVLYVSHAWSKVDAWDAATGRKLWSFDPEVPGERAVSACCDVVNRGVAVWGDKVFVGTLDGRLIALDRKTGQQIWSTQTFDKRKPYTITGAPRVVKDMVLIGNGGAEFGVRGYVTAYDADTGKQRWRFYTVPNPDKRADNAASDAIFASKANATWSDEGEWKVSGGGGTVWDAIVYDKDLDQIYLGVGNGNPWNHGTRSNGEGDNWFLSSVVALDAVTGAYKWHYQETPAETWDYTATQPIILAEQMIDGRPVKVLYHAPKNGFFFTIDRATGTLIDAKPFVDGINWATGYDLATGRPIENPESRFYKTGKPFIAVPGALGAHNWHPMSFNPKTGLVYIPAQQIPQGYLQDMDELDKRKVLGFNVGTSLNKTMLPDDVAAFKAAVAATTGRLVAFDPRTGKVAWGVDYPAAWNGGTMTTAGNLVFQGTSTGRFRAYSADSGKQLLDLDMQSGIVSAPSTFRVGGVQHIAFQTGKGGAFPLVAGVAGGVTRKVPNLPRLVVLKLGGTVQLPAPPATTTLAWNPPPQFGSAAQVAAGKAHYGRYCQVCHGDSAIGNGFTPDLRVSGTLSSADAWKSVILDGALQDRGMVSFARVLTAADAEAIRSYVIDRSNWTKANLPDASAPVGR, encoded by the coding sequence ATGGCGAAGAAGGTCTTTTCGGCAGCGCTGCTGGGCGGCGCGATGCTGGCGCTGGCGGCGTGCAACGCGTCGAAGAACGACAGTATCTCGGGCGGCGGTTCGCTCGATGAGGCCGAAAAGGCGAGCGAAACCTTGCTCAAGACCGGCGGCACCGGCGACGATTGGGGCGGCATCGGCTATAGCTATGATGAACAGCGCTTCAGCCCGCTGACCGACATCAACGACAAGAATGTCGGCGACCTCGGAATCGCCTGGTACGCCGATCTCGAGGATGCGCGCGGGCAGGAGGCGACCCCCGTCGTCGTCGATGGCGTGCTCTACGTCAGCCACGCCTGGTCAAAGGTCGATGCGTGGGACGCCGCGACCGGCAGGAAGCTGTGGAGCTTTGACCCCGAGGTCCCTGGCGAGCGCGCAGTCAGTGCGTGCTGCGACGTCGTCAATCGCGGCGTCGCTGTGTGGGGCGACAAGGTCTTTGTCGGAACGCTCGATGGCCGCCTCATCGCCCTCGACCGCAAGACGGGTCAGCAAATCTGGTCGACGCAGACCTTTGACAAGCGCAAGCCCTATACGATCACCGGGGCCCCGCGCGTCGTGAAGGACATGGTGCTGATCGGCAATGGCGGCGCCGAATTCGGGGTACGCGGCTATGTCACCGCCTATGACGCCGATACGGGCAAGCAGCGCTGGCGCTTCTACACCGTGCCCAATCCCGACAAGCGCGCCGACAACGCCGCGAGCGACGCCATCTTTGCTTCGAAAGCCAATGCCACCTGGTCCGACGAGGGGGAGTGGAAAGTCTCGGGCGGCGGCGGCACGGTCTGGGACGCGATTGTCTATGACAAGGATCTCGACCAGATCTATCTGGGCGTCGGTAACGGCAACCCCTGGAACCACGGAACGCGCTCCAACGGCGAGGGCGATAACTGGTTCCTGTCCTCGGTCGTCGCTCTCGACGCTGTGACCGGTGCCTATAAATGGCATTATCAGGAAACCCCGGCCGAAACGTGGGACTATACCGCGACCCAGCCGATCATCCTTGCCGAGCAGATGATCGACGGCAGGCCGGTGAAGGTCTTGTACCATGCACCCAAGAACGGCTTCTTCTTCACGATCGACCGCGCGACGGGCACGCTGATCGACGCCAAGCCCTTCGTCGACGGGATCAACTGGGCAACGGGCTATGACCTTGCGACGGGCCGTCCGATCGAAAATCCCGAATCGCGCTTCTACAAGACGGGCAAGCCCTTCATCGCCGTTCCGGGCGCGCTCGGCGCGCACAATTGGCATCCGATGAGCTTCAATCCGAAGACGGGCCTTGTCTATATCCCGGCGCAGCAGATCCCGCAGGGCTATCTTCAGGACATGGACGAGCTCGACAAGCGAAAGGTGCTCGGATTCAACGTCGGCACCTCGCTCAACAAGACGATGCTGCCTGACGACGTCGCCGCTTTCAAGGCCGCGGTCGCCGCAACGACAGGACGCCTCGTCGCCTTCGACCCGCGCACCGGAAAGGTCGCCTGGGGCGTCGACTATCCAGCCGCCTGGAACGGCGGCACGATGACAACGGCAGGCAACCTCGTCTTCCAGGGCACGAGCACCGGCCGCTTTCGCGCCTATTCGGCCGACAGCGGCAAGCAGCTCCTCGACCTCGACATGCAGTCGGGCATCGTCAGCGCGCCGTCGACCTTCCGCGTGGGCGGCGTTCAGCATATCGCCTTCCAGACCGGCAAGGGCGGCGCCTTTCCGCTCGTCGCAGGCGTAGCGGGCGGGGTAACGCGCAAGGTGCCGAACCTGCCGCGCCTCGTCGTGCTCAAGCTCGGCGGTACCGTGCAGCTCCCCGCGCCCCCGGCGACCACGACGCTCGCGTGGAACCCGCCGCCGCAATTCGGCAGTGCGGCCCAGGTCGCGGCGGGCAAGGCACACTATGGTCGCTATTGCCAAGTCTGCCATGGAGACAGCGCGATCGGCAATGGCTTCACGCCAGACCTTCGCGTCTCCGGCACCCTCTCCAGCGCCGATGCGTGGAAGAGCGTGATCCTCGACGGCGCGCTCCAGGATCGGGGCATGGTCAGCTTCGCCCGTGTCCTCACCGCCGCCGATGCCGAGGCGATCCGTTCCTACGTCATCGACCGCTCGAACTGGACCAAGGCCAATCTGCCAGACGCATCGGCGCCGGTCGGGCGGTAA
- a CDS encoding P-II family nitrogen regulator — MKKIEAIIKPFKLDEVKEALHEVGVSGITVTEAKGFGRQKGHTELYRGAEYVVDFLPKVKLEVVVDDNMAERVVEAIAAAAQTGRIGDGKIFVIPIETALRIRTGERNEDAL; from the coding sequence GTGAAGAAGATCGAGGCGATAATCAAACCGTTCAAGCTGGACGAGGTGAAGGAAGCGCTGCACGAAGTCGGGGTCAGTGGCATCACCGTTACCGAGGCCAAGGGCTTCGGGCGCCAGAAGGGTCACACCGAACTTTATCGCGGCGCTGAATATGTCGTCGATTTCCTGCCCAAGGTGAAGCTTGAGGTTGTCGTCGACGACAATATGGCGGAGCGCGTTGTCGAGGCGATCGCGGCCGCCGCGCAGACCGGCCGCATTGGCGATGGCAAGATATTCGTGATCCCCATCGAGACCGCGCTTCGTATCCGCACCGGCGAGCGCAACGAGGACGCCCTCTAG
- the glnA gene encoding type I glutamate--ammonia ligase, with translation MATKPKDIIARIKENDIEWVDLRFTDPKGKWQHLTMCAGVIDEDALEDGLMFDGSSIAGWKAINESDMILKPDLEAVYDDPFSATPMLVIFCDIVEPSTGEGYARDPRTTAKRAEAYLGSTGIGDTVYVGPEAEFFMFDDVRFETGYNKSGFEIDDVELPTNTGRSYEGGNLAHRPRAKGGYFPVAPVDSAVDIRAEMVSTMLELGLPCDKHHHEVAAAQHELGLTFGTLTQTADRMQIYKYVVHQVAHAYGKTATFMPKPIKDDNGSGMHTHFSIWEKGKPLFAGNGYAGLSDMCLYFIGGVIKHAKALNAFTNPTTNSYKRLVPGFEAPVLLAYSSRNRSASCRIPYGAGAKAKRVEFRFPDAMANPYLCYAALLMAGLDGIQNKIHPGEAMDKNLYDLPPEELKEVPTVCGSLREALESLTADHDFLLKGDVFSKDQIEAYIELKWDEVYRFEQTPSPVEFDMYYSA, from the coding sequence ATGGCCACCAAGCCCAAGGATATCATTGCGCGGATCAAGGAAAACGACATCGAGTGGGTCGACCTGCGTTTCACCGACCCCAAGGGCAAATGGCAGCATCTCACGATGTGCGCCGGCGTGATCGATGAGGATGCACTCGAAGATGGGCTCATGTTCGACGGTTCGTCGATCGCCGGCTGGAAGGCGATCAACGAAAGCGACATGATCCTGAAGCCCGACCTCGAGGCGGTTTATGACGACCCCTTCTCGGCGACCCCGATGCTCGTCATCTTCTGCGACATCGTCGAGCCCTCGACCGGCGAAGGCTATGCGCGCGACCCGCGCACGACCGCGAAGCGCGCCGAGGCGTATCTCGGCTCAACGGGCATCGGCGACACCGTCTATGTCGGTCCCGAGGCGGAATTCTTCATGTTTGACGATGTGCGGTTCGAAACCGGCTACAACAAGTCGGGTTTCGAGATCGACGATGTCGAGCTGCCGACCAACACCGGCCGCAGCTATGAAGGCGGCAATCTTGCGCACCGTCCGCGCGCCAAGGGCGGCTATTTCCCCGTCGCGCCGGTCGACAGCGCGGTCGACATCCGCGCCGAGATGGTCTCGACGATGCTCGAACTCGGCCTGCCGTGCGACAAGCATCATCACGAAGTCGCCGCAGCGCAGCACGAACTCGGCCTGACCTTCGGGACGCTGACCCAGACCGCCGACCGCATGCAGATCTACAAATATGTCGTGCACCAGGTCGCGCACGCCTACGGCAAGACGGCGACCTTCATGCCCAAGCCGATCAAGGACGACAACGGCAGCGGCATGCACACGCACTTCTCGATCTGGGAAAAGGGCAAGCCGCTTTTTGCCGGAAACGGCTATGCGGGCCTCAGCGACATGTGCCTTTACTTCATCGGCGGCGTCATCAAGCACGCCAAGGCCCTCAACGCCTTCACCAACCCGACGACGAACAGCTACAAGCGTCTTGTTCCGGGCTTTGAGGCGCCGGTGCTGCTTGCCTATTCGAGCCGCAACCGTTCGGCATCGTGCCGCATCCCCTATGGCGCGGGCGCCAAGGCGAAGCGCGTCGAGTTCCGCTTCCCCGACGCGATGGCGAACCCCTATTTGTGCTATGCGGCGCTGCTGATGGCGGGTCTCGACGGCATTCAGAACAAGATCCATCCCGGCGAGGCAATGGACAAGAATCTCTATGACCTGCCGCCCGAGGAACTGAAGGAAGTGCCGACCGTGTGCGGCAGCTTGCGCGAAGCGCTGGAATCGCTGACGGCCGACCACGACTTCCTGCTGAAGGGCGACGTGTTCTCGAAGGATCAGATCGAGGCCTATATCGAACTGAAGTGGGACGAGGTCTATCGCTTCGAGCAGACCCCGAGCCCGGTCGAATTCGACATGTACTACAGCGCCTGA
- a CDS encoding flavodoxin family protein yields the protein MVAPLTATAINCSLSTGGRESSTDAMLAVLTEHFEAEGVSVEGPIPIAAHDVKWGVTSDEGEGDDWPQIRERILAADILIFGTPIWMGQASSVAKLVMERMDAFLSETDDKGRMPSYSKVAVAAIVGNEDGAHNVSSQIFQALNDVGWTIPAVAACYWVGEAMGSVDFKDLKERPAKVSETAKMVAANAAHLARILKASPYPG from the coding sequence ATGGTCGCCCCTCTCACCGCCACTGCCATCAACTGTTCGCTCTCGACCGGCGGCCGCGAAAGTTCGACCGATGCAATGCTGGCGGTACTCACCGAGCATTTCGAGGCGGAGGGGGTGAGCGTCGAAGGCCCGATCCCGATCGCAGCGCACGACGTCAAATGGGGCGTCACATCGGATGAAGGCGAAGGCGACGACTGGCCGCAAATCCGCGAGCGCATCCTCGCGGCTGACATCCTCATATTCGGCACTCCGATCTGGATGGGACAAGCCTCGAGCGTCGCGAAGCTGGTCATGGAGCGGATGGACGCCTTCCTCTCCGAAACCGACGACAAGGGCCGCATGCCGAGCTATTCGAAAGTCGCAGTCGCTGCGATCGTCGGCAATGAGGATGGGGCCCACAATGTCTCCTCGCAGATCTTCCAGGCGTTGAACGACGTCGGCTGGACGATCCCCGCGGTCGCCGCCTGTTACTGGGTCGGCGAAGCGATGGGATCGGTCGACTTCAAGGATCTGAAGGAGCGCCCCGCGAAGGTCAGCGAGACCGCGAAGATGGTCGCGGCCAACGCCGCGCATCTGGCGCGGATCCTGAAAGCCTCGCCCTATCCGGGGTGA
- a CDS encoding M20/M25/M40 family metallo-hydrolase, with amino-acid sequence MKSLAALIAPSLLLAAPASAQLSLAEQRIAATVEAEQHRSIALLERLVNQNSGSLNLEGVEKVGAMMRAELEALGFAVTWKPMLETGRAGHLIAVHKGRPDTKRLLLIGHLDTVFEPDSPFQTFSRKGDIATGPGVGDDKGGMVVMLAALRAMQAAGTLKGASIEIHLTGDEEDAGDPISRSRADLIAAGKRSDVALDFEGLVRDRGADMGSVARRSSESWTVTTTGKANHSSGIFSTESGDGAIYELARIIHRFRTELPEPNLTFSVGLIAGGQEASLDDGGIRASASGKTNIIAATAVARGDLRTLSAEQAARVKAKMAAIVAEHAPGTGARLAFDPGGYPAMAPTEGNLALLARLNGVNRDLGLAEMAALDPLKRGAGDISFVAADVDSLAGLGPYSTGDHAPGETLELPSIARQATRAAILMSRLAAERR; translated from the coding sequence ATGAAATCGCTTGCTGCGCTTATTGCCCCTTCGCTCCTCTTGGCCGCACCCGCGAGCGCACAGCTATCGCTCGCGGAGCAAAGGATCGCAGCGACGGTTGAAGCCGAACAACACCGCTCGATCGCGCTGCTCGAGCGGCTGGTCAACCAGAACAGCGGCTCGCTCAATCTTGAGGGCGTTGAAAAGGTCGGCGCGATGATGCGCGCCGAGCTTGAGGCACTCGGCTTTGCGGTGACGTGGAAGCCGATGCTCGAGACGGGGCGCGCGGGTCACCTGATCGCGGTCCACAAGGGTCGCCCGGACACAAAGCGACTGCTGCTGATCGGGCATCTCGACACGGTGTTCGAACCCGATTCGCCCTTTCAGACCTTCAGCCGCAAGGGCGACATCGCCACGGGACCCGGGGTGGGCGACGACAAGGGCGGCATGGTGGTCATGCTCGCCGCGCTGCGTGCCATGCAGGCGGCGGGAACGCTGAAGGGCGCCAGTATCGAGATTCACCTGACCGGCGACGAGGAGGATGCGGGCGACCCGATCTCGAGGTCTCGCGCCGACCTCATCGCCGCGGGCAAGCGAAGTGACGTCGCGCTTGATTTCGAAGGACTGGTGCGCGACCGCGGCGCCGACATGGGATCAGTCGCGCGCCGTTCCTCCGAAAGCTGGACGGTGACGACGACGGGCAAGGCAAACCACAGCTCGGGCATCTTCAGCACCGAATCAGGCGACGGCGCCATCTATGAACTTGCGCGCATCATCCACCGCTTTCGCACCGAGCTTCCTGAGCCCAACCTGACCTTCAGCGTCGGATTGATTGCCGGCGGACAGGAAGCGTCACTGGACGACGGCGGCATCCGGGCGAGCGCGAGCGGCAAGACCAATATCATCGCAGCGACCGCGGTGGCGCGCGGCGACCTTCGCACGCTGTCGGCCGAGCAGGCAGCGCGGGTGAAAGCGAAGATGGCGGCGATTGTTGCCGAACATGCGCCAGGAACCGGCGCGAGACTTGCCTTCGATCCGGGCGGCTACCCCGCGATGGCGCCGACCGAGGGGAACCTGGCGCTTCTCGCCAGGCTCAACGGGGTCAACCGCGATCTTGGTCTTGCCGAAATGGCCGCACTCGATCCGCTAAAACGCGGTGCAGGCGATATCAGCTTCGTTGCCGCCGACGTCGACAGCCTTGCAGGCCTCGGCCCCTACAGCACCGGCGACCATGCACCAGGCGAGACGCTTGAGCTTCCCTCGATTGCCCGCCAGGCCACGCGTGCTGCGATCCTGATGTCGCGCCTCGCGGCGGAAAGGCGCTAA
- a CDS encoding aldehyde dehydrogenase family protein: MSTEQHFKQNFIGGQWVDSKGGKEHQVINPATEEPASTIVLGTAADVDDAVAAAKEAFKSWSQTTREERLAILNRIVEEYKKRGADLAKSMAAEMGAPVSFAATAQVGAGIGGFLGTIAALQDFSFSEQHGANKVVYEPIGVVGMITPWNWPLNQIALKVAPALAAGNTMVLKPSEECPGNATIFAEILEAAGVPPGVFNLVQGDGPTVGNAIAAHPGIEMVSFTGSTRAGILVAKAAADTVKRVHQELGGKSPNIVLPDADLEAVLPPTVQGVLVNTGQSCIAPTRILVHKDRESEAVGVIKAMFDGTQVGDPMTEGAHIGPVVNKAQFDKIQGLIQSAIDEGAKLETGGTGLPSNVNRGFYVKPTVFSGVTPNMRIAKEEIFGPVATVIAYDDLDEAVEIANDTEYGLSAVVSGDPAKAAEVAPKLRAGMVAVNAWGPGPGAPFGGYKASGNGREGGLFGLKDFMEVKAISGIPA; encoded by the coding sequence ATGAGCACCGAACAGCATTTCAAGCAGAATTTCATCGGCGGCCAATGGGTCGACAGCAAGGGCGGCAAGGAACATCAGGTCATCAACCCGGCGACCGAAGAGCCCGCCTCCACTATCGTCCTAGGCACCGCAGCCGATGTTGACGATGCGGTCGCCGCAGCGAAGGAGGCGTTCAAGAGCTGGTCGCAGACGACGCGCGAAGAGCGGCTGGCCATCCTCAACCGGATCGTGGAAGAATATAAGAAGCGCGGCGCCGATCTCGCCAAATCGATGGCGGCGGAAATGGGCGCACCGGTCAGCTTCGCGGCCACAGCGCAGGTCGGCGCAGGTATCGGGGGCTTTCTGGGCACGATCGCTGCACTCCAGGATTTCAGCTTCAGCGAGCAGCATGGCGCGAACAAGGTCGTCTACGAACCGATCGGCGTCGTTGGCATGATCACGCCATGGAACTGGCCGCTCAACCAGATCGCGCTCAAGGTCGCCCCCGCGCTTGCTGCGGGCAACACGATGGTCCTGAAGCCATCCGAGGAATGCCCGGGAAATGCGACGATCTTCGCCGAGATTCTCGAAGCCGCTGGCGTGCCGCCGGGGGTTTTCAACCTCGTTCAAGGCGATGGCCCGACAGTCGGCAATGCGATCGCGGCGCATCCGGGGATCGAGATGGTGAGCTTCACCGGATCGACCCGCGCGGGCATTCTCGTCGCAAAGGCGGCCGCCGACACGGTCAAGCGCGTCCATCAGGAGCTCGGCGGCAAGTCGCCGAACATCGTCCTGCCCGATGCCGATCTTGAAGCCGTGCTGCCCCCGACGGTCCAGGGCGTTCTCGTCAACACCGGGCAGAGCTGCATCGCCCCGACCCGCATCCTCGTCCACAAGGACCGCGAGAGCGAGGCGGTCGGCGTGATCAAGGCGATGTTCGACGGCACGCAGGTCGGCGATCCGATGACCGAAGGCGCCCATATCGGCCCGGTCGTCAACAAGGCGCAGTTTGACAAGATTCAGGGCCTGATCCAGTCGGCGATCGACGAAGGCGCGAAGCTGGAAACGGGCGGCACCGGTCTGCCCTCCAACGTCAATCGCGGCTTTTATGTGAAGCCGACGGTCTTCTCGGGCGTCACGCCGAATATGCGAATCGCCAAGGAGGAAATCTTTGGTCCCGTCGCAACGGTGATCGCCTATGATGACCTCGACGAGGCCGTCGAAATCGCCAACGACACCGAATATGGCCTGTCTGCCGTCGTATCGGGCGATCCCGCCAAGGCAGCCGAGGTTGCGCCGAAACTGCGCGCCGGCATGGTCGCGGTGAACGCCTGGGGCCCCGGGCCAGGAGCCCCCTTCGGCGGCTACAAGGCGTCGGGCAACGGCCGTGAAGGCGGATTGTTCGGACTCAAGGATTTCATGGAAGTCAAAGCGATCAGCGGCATCCCGGCCTGA
- the argJ gene encoding bifunctional glutamate N-acetyltransferase/amino-acid acetyltransferase ArgJ, producing MTNRSPLAPASFPALPEIAGVTLRVARARYKDWDRCDLTYVELAPGTTVAGVFTRNVCCSSEVELGREQVKDGSGRALIVNAGNSNAFTGYRGREAVEQIMAQVAAHLGCEAREVFVSSTGVIGVPLPKDKAREGVAAALTAAPCSWEVAAETIGTTDTFAKGAASSAIVGDRTVHVAGIVKGSGMIAPDMATMLGYIFTDAAVAPALLQAMLTKATGGSFNSITVDSDTSTSDTVLLFATGQAGNPTLASWDDGGADALYAAIREVALDLAHQVVRDGEGASKFIEVEVTGAVSDDSAKRVALAIANSPLVKTAVAGEDANWGRVVMAVGKAGEPADRDRLAIRFGDHWVAKEGLPVDGYDEAPVAAHLKGQDIRIGADLGLGEGRATVWTCDLTHGYISINADYRS from the coding sequence ATGACCAACCGCTCGCCGCTCGCCCCTGCATCCTTCCCCGCGCTTCCCGAGATTGCCGGGGTTACGCTCCGCGTGGCGCGTGCGCGCTACAAGGACTGGGACCGCTGCGACCTCACCTATGTCGAACTCGCCCCCGGCACCACGGTCGCGGGCGTGTTCACGCGTAACGTCTGTTGCTCGTCCGAAGTCGAACTGGGCCGCGAGCAGGTGAAGGACGGCAGCGGCCGTGCGCTGATTGTCAACGCCGGCAACAGCAACGCCTTTACCGGCTATCGCGGGCGCGAGGCGGTCGAGCAGATCATGGCGCAGGTCGCCGCGCACCTGGGCTGCGAAGCGCGCGAAGTCTTCGTCAGTTCAACGGGCGTGATCGGCGTACCGCTGCCCAAGGACAAGGCCCGCGAGGGCGTTGCCGCGGCGCTGACCGCCGCGCCCTGTTCGTGGGAAGTCGCGGCAGAAACGATCGGCACCACTGACACCTTTGCCAAGGGCGCGGCGTCAAGTGCCATCGTCGGCGACCGGACGGTCCACGTCGCCGGGATCGTCAAGGGATCGGGGATGATCGCGCCCGACATGGCGACGATGCTCGGCTATATCTTCACCGACGCCGCAGTCGCGCCCGCGCTGTTGCAGGCGATGCTGACCAAGGCGACCGGCGGCAGCTTCAACAGCATCACCGTCGACAGCGACACGTCGACCAGTGACACGGTGCTGTTGTTTGCAACGGGACAGGCGGGAAACCCCACCCTCGCCTCGTGGGACGATGGCGGCGCTGACGCGCTTTACGCTGCGATCCGCGAGGTTGCCCTCGACCTTGCCCATCAGGTCGTGCGCGATGGCGAGGGGGCGTCGAAGTTCATCGAGGTCGAAGTGACGGGCGCGGTCAGCGACGACAGCGCCAAACGCGTTGCGCTCGCCATCGCCAACTCGCCGCTCGTCAAGACCGCGGTCGCGGGCGAGGACGCCAATTGGGGCCGCGTCGTGATGGCCGTGGGCAAGGCGGGCGAGCCCGCGGACCGGGACCGGCTCGCGATCCGTTTCGGCGATCATTGGGTCGCAAAGGAGGGCTTGCCCGTGGATGGCTATGACGAGGCGCCGGTTGCGGCGCATCTCAAGGGCCAGGATATCCGTATCGGCGCCGACCTGGGGCTGGGCGAGGGACGCGCGACCGTTTGGACGTGCGACCTCACGCACGGATATATCAGCATCAACGCGGACTATCGCAGCTGA
- the trxA gene encoding thioredoxin TrxA gives MGTKAITDDSFQADVLDSETPVLVDFWAEWCGPCKMIGPALEEISDELDGKVVIAKLNIDDHPNAPAKYGVRGIPTMILFKNGEIAETKVGAAPKSALKGWLEGAL, from the coding sequence ATGGGTACCAAAGCGATCACCGACGACAGCTTTCAGGCCGATGTGCTGGACAGCGAAACGCCGGTTCTCGTCGATTTCTGGGCCGAATGGTGCGGTCCGTGCAAGATGATCGGCCCTGCCCTTGAGGAAATCTCGGATGAACTGGACGGCAAGGTCGTGATCGCCAAGCTCAACATCGACGATCACCCCAATGCCCCCGCCAAATATGGCGTGCGCGGCATCCCGACGATGATCCTTTTCAAGAATGGCGAGATCGCCGAGACCAAGGTCGGCGCTGCCCCGAAAAGCGCCCTCAAGGGCTGGCTGGAAGGCGCACTGTAA